The following proteins are encoded in a genomic region of Brachypodium distachyon strain Bd21 chromosome 1, Brachypodium_distachyon_v3.0, whole genome shotgun sequence:
- the LOC100834136 gene encoding protein indeterminate-domain 2, whose product MEAETSSATAERGVSASGAALLPPPAPPAKKKRALPGMPDPDAEVIALSPKTLMATNRFVCEICNKGFQRDQNLQLHRRGHNLPWKLRQRSGKEVRKRVYVCPEPSCVHHDRSRALGDLTGIKKHFCRKHGEKKWKCDKCSKKYAVQSDWKAHAKTCGSREYRCDCGTLFSRRDSFITHRAFCDALAEESAKARVPAAAEEGSSAAAAAPPPVPATPVPLQQLPPAPAQPAPQPQPQHDEQEREFSAAPEPVQFTPPMPSPPSVTGANVSASTSSVSATSQSLLGSIFAPSPVAQAPLQYQERAQAAVVAKPPSLCLTTDASSSLFSAPLADRPPPPSPSPSPHMSATALLQKAAQMGATSSSSSYLRGLGLDISSSSPASTSSGQQHNQHQHQQQEATMHVSFPEGSLPQWPPRLEPEPAPMMSAGLGLGLPYELTGGPVGNPELMMGHQSSLFSAKPATLDFLGLGMSPTGPSASRGLSVFMQPMGGAIGMAGSGAGAAETYGASRGAQAKPWERNPSSSPIL is encoded by the exons ATGGAGGCCGAGACCTCGTCCGCGACGGCCGAGCGCGGCGTGTCGGCCTCCGGCgcggcgctgctgccgccgcccgccccgccAGCCAAGAAGAAGCGTGCCCTCCCCGGCATGCCAG ATCCCGACGCGGAGGTGATCGCGCTGTCGCCAAAGACGCTGATGGCAACCAACAGGTTCGTGTGCGAGATCTGCAACAAGGGGTTCCAGCGGGACCAGAACCTGCAGCTGCACCGGCGCGGGCACAACCTGCCGTGGAAGCTCCGGCAGCGGAGCGGGAAGGAGGTGCGGAAGCGCGTGTACGTGTGCCCGGAGCCCAGCTGCGTGCACCACGACCGGTCCCGCGCGCTCGGCGATCTGACGGGGATCAAGAAGCACTTCTGCCGCAAGCACGGCGAGAAGAAGTGGAAGTGCGACAAGTGCTCCAAGAAGTACGCCGTGCAGTCCGACTGGAAGGCGCACGCCAAGACCTGCGGCTCCCGCGAGTACCGCTGCGACTGCGGCACCCTCTTCTCCCG GAGGGACAGCTTCATCACCCACAGGGCCTTCTGCGACGCGCTGGCCGAGGAGAGCGCCAAGGCGCGCGTGCCAGCGGCTGCGGAGGAAGGGagctcagcggcggcggctgccccgccgccggtccCAGCCACACCGGTGCCACTGCAACAACTgccgccggctccggcgcaGCCCGCGCCGCAGCCGCAACCACAACACGACGAGCAAG AGCGGGAGTTCAGTGCCGCGCCGGAGCCCGTCCAGTTCACGCCGCCGATGCCTTCGCCGCCTTCCGTGACCGGCGCCAATGTCAGCGCCAGCACCAGCAGCGTCTCCGCGACGTCGCAAAGCCTCCTCGGCAGCATATTCGCGCCGTCTCCCGTGGCCCAGGCGCCGCTGCAGTACCAGGAGCGCGCACaagccgccgtcgtcgccaaGCCACCGTCGCTGTGCCTGACGACTGAcgcctcgtcctcgctgtTCTCGGCACCATTAGCtgaccggccgccgccgccgtccccgtccccgtcGCCGCACATGTCCGCCACGGCGCTGCTTCAGAAGGCCGCGCAGATGGGCGCCACCTCGTCGAGCTCCTCCTACCTTCGTGGGCTGGGCCTGGAcatctcgtcgtcgtccccggcGTCGACGTCCTCAGGCCAGCAGCACaaccagcaccagcatcagcaacaGGAAGCCACAATGCATGTGTCGTTCCCGGAGGGTTCGCTGCCGCAATGGCCCCCGCGGCtggagcccgagccggccccgATGATGTCGGCCGGGCTCGGCCTGGGATTGCCCTACGAATTGACCGGCGGCCCGGTGGGGAACCCGGAGCTCATGATGGGTCATCAGTCATCGCTGTTCAGTGCCAAGCCAGCCACATTGGATTTCCTGGGCCTCGGAATGAGCCCGACTGGCCCGTCGGCCAGCAGGGGCCTCTCTGTGTTCATGCAACCCATGGGCGGTGCGATCGGCatggccggcagcggcgccggcgccgcggagaCGTACGGTGCCAGCCGCGGCGCTCAGGCGAAGCCGTGGGAGAGGAACCCGAGCAGCTCGCCAATCCTGTAA